The Fragaria vesca subsp. vesca linkage group LG2, FraVesHawaii_1.0, whole genome shotgun sequence genome includes a window with the following:
- the LOC101302132 gene encoding uncharacterized protein LOC101302132 yields MAMNGDETKPPAKILWMKLPGWADDVPENHVLHMTEDTAIRYKIPLTPYNPNNKEKGRKIVLIKKSDIEKVVCTVCGQENDHFSFQCPNDDPDRELMEQRVINGVERVIYCHYCKKKNDHFSWRCPDEEPMPFDPLVAEDLICEYCGVEAEHWTDVCPKRKHTPPPEPEPGSRECLICCKYGDSEHWTEDCPMLANGDCKFCFTCQSLGDHNTDECHKFEETNIFCSCCEATGHLCEDCPREFNDGRKYCGVCDWMCDHLTEHCPLAERRATTSGSFTMSKM; encoded by the exons ATGGCCATGAACGGTGACGAAACTAAGCCGCCGGCGAAGATCCTCTGGATGAAGCTCCCGGGTTGGGCAGATGACGTCCCGGAAAACCATGTGCTTCATATGACGGAGGACACCGCCATTCGCTATAAGATTCCGCTCACGC CTTACAATCCTAACAATAAGGAAAAGGGACGCAAAATTGTACTCATTAAGAAGAGTGATATTGAAAAGGTGGTGTGCACGGTTTGTGGGCAGGAGAATGACCACTTCAGTTTTCAGTGCCCTAATGATGATCCTG ATCGCGAACTTATGGAACAAAGAGTTATTAATGGGGTTGAGAGGGTTATCTACTGTCACTATTGTAAGAAGAAGAATGACCACTTCAGTTGGAGGTGCCCAGATGAGGAACCCATGCCATTTGACCCATTGGTTGCAGAGGATTTGATTTGTGAATACTGTGGTGTTGAGGCTGAGCACTGGACTGATGTTTGCCCCAAGCGGAAACACACACCACCCCCTGAACCAGAGCCTGGTTCCAGGGAATGTTTGATTTGTTGCAAGTATGGTGACAGTGAGCACTGGACTGAGGACTGCCCCATGTTGGCTAATGGCGATTGCAAATTTTGTTTTACCTGTCAGTCGCTGGGTGACCACAATACTGATGAATGCCACAAGTTTGAGGAGACAAATATCTTTTGCTCGTGCTGTGAGGCCACAGGTCATTTGTGTGAAGATTGCCCTAGGGAATTCAATGATGGTCGCAAGTACTGTGGAGTTTGTGATTGGATGTGTGACCACTTGACTGAACATTGCCCTTTGGCAGAAAGAAGAGCTACCACCAGTGGCAGCTTCACTATGTCGAAAATGTGA
- the LOC101301840 gene encoding uncharacterized protein LOC101301840: MNAGEPNPEQLLWMDLPEWADEVPEDSVFYMLEELALRHQIPLKPYDPNKKGKGRKVVLVKKSDLAKKKCDACGKEDDHFNFQCPNDPDRELMEQKVINGVEMVVYCDFCKTDDHHTWRCPDLEAIPFGPMDEEDLVCEACGAEDEHWTDVCPKQISGPPEPEPGFRECLICGKLEDSLHWTEDCPKLADGNLKFCWTCRSLADHSTDDCDKFVQTAVIFCACCETTGDHSTEDCPREAKDGRKYCGICDWLGDHTTDCCLLK, encoded by the exons ATGAACGCCGGTGAGCCGAATCCGGAGCAGCTCCTCTGGATGGATCTCCCTGAGTGGGCCGATGAGGTGCCGGAAGACTCTGTGTTCTATATGTTGGAGGAGCTCGCTCTTCGTCATCAGATTCCGCTCAAGC CTTACGATCCTAATAAAAAAGGAAAAGGACGCAAAGTTGTACTGGTTAAGAAGAGTGATCTTGCCAAGAAGAAGTGCGACGCTTGTGGGAAGGAGGATGACCACTTCAATTTTCAGTGCCCTAATGACCCTG ATCGCGAACTTATGGAACAAAAAGTTATCAATGGGGTGGAGATGGTTGTGTACTGTGACTTCTGTAAGACAGATGACCACCACACTTGGAGGTGCCCAGACCTGGAAGCCATCCCATTTGGCCCAATGGATGAGGAAGATCTGGTTTGTGAAGCTTGTGGTGCTGAGGATGAGCACTGGACTGATGTTTGCCCCAAGCAGATTAGTGGACCACCAGAGCCTGAGCCTGGATTCAGGGAATGTTTGATTTGTGGCAAGCTCGAGGACAGCTTACACTGGACTGAGGACTGCCCTAAGTTGGCTGATGGCAATCTTAAATTTTGTTGGACTTGTCGGTCGCTGGCTGACCACTCCACTGATGATTGCGACAAGTTTGTTCAGACAGCTGTTATCTTTTGTGCGTGCTGTGAGACCACCGGTGACCACTCGACTGAAGATTGCCCTAGGGAAGCTAAGGATGGTCGCAAGTATTGTGGAATTTGTGATTGGTTGGGTGACCACACGACTGATTGCTGCCTCTTGAAGTGA